Proteins co-encoded in one uncultured Draconibacterium sp. genomic window:
- a CDS encoding metallophosphoesterase, with protein MYDIIGDVHGYASLLKKLLLEMGYSKTNGSYSHPKRKAVFVGDFINRGPEIRKTIRIIRNMVENGHAYAILGNHELNAIIYHIKDKQGKSIISKPSKYFLSLFKTINEYSSGSLEWREQLKWLRTLPLYLDFGEIRVVHACWSDEAVQTADTLYENGKIKKKVFRKLTKKSGSSVAKCLWLLTKGVNLKMPSDLRVMNNKGVSPRSIRIRWWDDLKGFTFKNASFESKFSMPLYTIPEEILPVTFPYPENAPIVFFGHYCRGAGPHIIKPNVCCVDSCVTGTKSLLAYRWSGEKELIMNHLVKV; from the coding sequence ATGTACGACATTATTGGAGATGTTCATGGTTATGCTTCCCTTTTAAAAAAGCTTCTGCTTGAAATGGGCTACAGTAAAACAAATGGAAGTTACTCGCATCCTAAACGTAAGGCTGTTTTTGTTGGCGATTTTATAAATCGAGGACCAGAGATAAGAAAAACAATTCGGATTATAAGAAACATGGTTGAAAATGGCCATGCGTATGCCATTTTAGGTAACCACGAGTTAAACGCGATTATTTATCACATCAAAGACAAACAGGGCAAGTCAATTATTTCAAAACCGAGCAAGTACTTTTTGTCACTTTTCAAAACCATAAATGAATACTCATCCGGTTCGTTAGAATGGCGCGAACAGTTAAAATGGTTGCGTACTTTACCATTATATCTTGATTTTGGCGAAATTCGGGTAGTTCATGCATGTTGGTCGGATGAGGCAGTTCAAACCGCGGATACCTTATACGAAAATGGGAAAATAAAGAAAAAAGTTTTCAGGAAGTTAACAAAGAAATCGGGATCAAGCGTTGCAAAATGTTTATGGTTGCTTACCAAAGGCGTCAATCTTAAAATGCCTTCCGATCTAAGAGTGATGAACAATAAGGGAGTATCTCCGCGATCGATTAGGATTAGATGGTGGGACGATCTAAAAGGATTTACTTTTAAGAATGCATCTTTCGAGAGTAAGTTCTCCATGCCATTATATACCATTCCTGAAGAAATATTACCTGTAACATTTCCATATCCTGAAAATGCCCCGATTGTCTTTTTCGGACACTACTGTCGTGGAGCCGGTCCGCACATTATAAAACCTAACGTTTGCTGTGTTGATTCGTGTGTTACGGGTACAAAATCACTTTTAGCTTACCGATGGAGTGGCGAAAAGGAACTAATTATGAATCATTTAGTAAAAGTATAG
- a CDS encoding AMP-binding protein, protein MKTIVELFETAVANYPDNPYLWEKTKGEYQPTTYKQTREKVLDLAAGLIELGLKKGDRAALIADGRNDWIISELGMLYAGGINVPLSIRLQNNELAFRIKHSGSKYIFVSKLHAEKVEAIRNELPELEKVVYIDGKENQGENDVDYKELLAAGAKYRKENTELTEQVWKAIQPNDVANISYTSGTTADPKGIMLTHLNYAANVVQSNSLLDMQSEWITLAILPWDHAFAHTTCLYVFMYKGASIASVEIGNSPMETLRNIPKNIQEIKPSLMMSVPAYSKTFRKNIEAGIRKKGEFLYKVFQFALKVAYAHNGYGNNRGKGWRFFLKPLYWLFDQILFSKVRDGFGGNLQFFIGGGALLDVELQRFFYAVGLPICQGYGLTEAAPVISSNVPHDVVFGSSGKLVKDLEIKILDDKGNELPAGEKGEIVVKGDNVMKGYWNNPAATAESLKDGWLHTGDMGYMGKDDFLYVLGRFKSLLIGNDGEKYSPEGIEEALVDQSPYIQQVMLFNNQNAYTSGMVVPDMEAINRELKNRGIEKGSDEAAKAAIEIIQKEINEYKKGGRFEGEFPERWLPATVSILPEAFTTENKMLNATMKMVRDKVTAYFAKELEFLYTSEAKNIVNEMNIEAIKKWMN, encoded by the coding sequence ATGAAAACCATTGTTGAACTTTTTGAAACCGCTGTTGCCAATTACCCTGACAATCCTTATCTCTGGGAAAAAACAAAAGGAGAATACCAGCCTACCACTTACAAACAAACCCGCGAGAAAGTGTTGGATCTGGCCGCAGGACTGATTGAACTTGGTTTAAAAAAAGGCGACCGTGCAGCCTTAATTGCCGATGGCCGTAACGACTGGATTATTAGCGAATTGGGAATGCTTTACGCCGGTGGCATTAATGTACCGCTTTCAATTCGCTTGCAAAACAACGAGTTGGCATTCCGTATCAAACATAGTGGAAGCAAATACATTTTTGTATCGAAATTACATGCTGAAAAAGTTGAGGCGATTCGTAATGAGCTGCCGGAACTGGAGAAAGTAGTATACATAGATGGCAAAGAGAATCAAGGAGAAAACGATGTTGATTACAAGGAATTATTAGCAGCCGGAGCAAAATACAGGAAGGAAAATACGGAGCTGACAGAACAGGTTTGGAAAGCAATTCAACCCAATGATGTAGCCAACATTTCTTACACTTCAGGAACAACAGCCGACCCAAAAGGAATTATGCTTACACACCTGAATTATGCGGCAAATGTTGTGCAATCCAACTCGCTGCTCGATATGCAATCCGAATGGATAACACTGGCTATTTTACCATGGGATCACGCATTTGCACACACCACCTGTTTGTATGTGTTTATGTACAAAGGCGCAAGTATTGCATCGGTAGAAATTGGTAACTCACCAATGGAAACACTCCGGAATATCCCCAAAAACATACAGGAAATAAAGCCATCACTGATGATGAGCGTGCCTGCCTATTCAAAAACATTTAGAAAAAATATAGAGGCCGGAATTCGTAAAAAAGGCGAGTTCCTGTATAAAGTTTTTCAGTTTGCATTAAAAGTGGCATATGCACATAACGGATACGGAAACAACCGAGGAAAAGGCTGGAGATTCTTTTTAAAACCGCTTTATTGGTTGTTCGACCAAATTCTTTTTTCCAAAGTGCGAGACGGTTTTGGTGGTAACCTGCAGTTTTTTATTGGTGGTGGCGCCCTACTCGATGTAGAATTACAACGCTTCTTTTATGCTGTTGGACTGCCAATCTGCCAGGGATATGGCCTTACCGAGGCTGCTCCCGTAATTTCATCGAACGTACCGCATGATGTTGTTTTTGGCTCGTCGGGCAAACTGGTTAAAGACCTGGAAATAAAAATTCTTGACGACAAAGGCAACGAACTTCCAGCAGGAGAAAAAGGCGAGATTGTTGTGAAAGGCGACAATGTAATGAAAGGTTACTGGAACAATCCAGCTGCCACTGCTGAAAGTCTGAAAGATGGCTGGTTGCATACCGGTGATATGGGATACATGGGAAAAGACGACTTCCTTTATGTACTTGGCCGCTTTAAAAGCCTGCTAATTGGTAACGATGGTGAGAAATACAGTCCTGAAGGAATTGAGGAAGCACTGGTTGATCAGTCGCCATACATCCAGCAGGTAATGCTTTTCAACAATCAAAATGCATACACCTCCGGAATGGTTGTACCCGACATGGAAGCCATAAACCGTGAGTTGAAAAATCGTGGCATCGAAAAAGGAAGCGATGAAGCTGCAAAAGCTGCAATCGAAATCATTCAGAAAGAAATTAACGAATACAAAAAAGGTGGAAGGTTCGAGGGAGAATTCCCTGAACGCTGGCTACCGGCAACAGTATCAATTTTACCGGAAGCCTTTACTACCGAAAACAAAATGCTGAATGCCACCATGAAAATGGTTCGCGATAAAGTAACGGCATACTTTGCCAAGGAGCTCGAATTTTTATATACATCTGAAGCCAAGAACATTGTTAATGAGATGAATATTGAGGCTATAAAGAAATGGATGAACTGA
- a CDS encoding site-specific integrase produces the protein MKSTFKILFYARKNYVTKDGDVGIMVRISLNGQRTQFSTKLLVPLDLWDTAANRLSGKSHQARLINDTLDGIRTSINTHYRELEKKESVVTVEKIKNAFLGLTGDNQRLLAVFEEHNKQIEKLIGISKSKDTVQKYWRTYTRLKAYIDLQYKLEDIPLVDINYNFIVGYDNFLRAECSLGVNSAAKMMQMFKHIMIMAKNNGWVYTDPFANYKIRLEKVDRGFLLKEELERIMEKKFSIKRLEQVRDVFVFACFTGLAFVDVYKLRERHITTSFDQKLWIMKKRQKTNIESRILLLDVLKMILDKYKGKLEKRKVLPTLSNQKMNAYLKEIADLCGIKKNLTFHVARHTFATTITLAKGVPIETVSKMLGHTNIKTTQIYARITDEKIGNDMTLLSHKLAEMGNRMAI, from the coding sequence ATGAAGAGTACATTTAAGATTTTGTTTTATGCCCGTAAAAATTACGTTACCAAAGACGGGGATGTTGGAATTATGGTTCGCATTTCATTAAATGGTCAAAGAACGCAGTTTAGTACGAAATTACTAGTTCCCCTTGATTTGTGGGATACAGCCGCTAACCGGCTATCAGGGAAGTCTCACCAGGCTAGACTAATTAATGATACCCTAGATGGAATCAGGACATCGATTAACACACATTATCGTGAACTGGAGAAAAAGGAGTCAGTCGTAACAGTCGAAAAAATTAAAAATGCCTTTTTAGGACTTACCGGAGACAATCAACGACTCCTCGCGGTTTTTGAGGAACACAATAAGCAAATAGAGAAACTTATTGGTATAAGTAAAAGCAAGGATACGGTTCAAAAGTATTGGAGAACTTACACGCGCTTAAAAGCATATATTGATCTTCAATATAAATTAGAAGATATTCCTCTCGTCGATATTAATTACAATTTCATTGTTGGCTATGATAATTTTTTGCGTGCAGAATGTTCGTTAGGTGTAAATTCTGCTGCAAAGATGATGCAGATGTTTAAGCATATTATGATAATGGCTAAAAACAATGGTTGGGTATATACAGATCCATTTGCAAATTATAAAATCCGATTAGAAAAAGTGGACCGCGGGTTCTTATTGAAAGAGGAGCTTGAAAGGATTATGGAAAAGAAATTCTCGATAAAACGTCTGGAGCAAGTTAGGGATGTTTTTGTTTTTGCCTGTTTTACAGGACTCGCTTTTGTAGATGTTTATAAATTAAGAGAACGCCATATAACGACTTCTTTCGATCAGAAATTATGGATTATGAAGAAGCGACAGAAAACCAATATTGAATCACGTATTCTTTTGCTTGATGTTCTTAAAATGATTCTGGATAAATATAAAGGGAAATTGGAAAAAAGGAAAGTGTTGCCAACACTTTCTAATCAGAAGATGAATGCATATTTAAAGGAGATTGCAGATTTATGCGGTATTAAAAAGAATTTAACTTTTCACGTCGCCAGACATACTTTTGCTACTACGATTACTCTAGCTAAAGGAGTCCCAATTGAAACAGTTAGCAAAATGTTGGGTCACACAAATATTAAAACCACACAAATATATGCCCGGATAACGGATGAAAAGATCGGTAATGACATGACATTGCTTTCTCATAAATTGGCAGAAATGGGAAACAGGATGGCAATCTAA
- a CDS encoding ORF6N domain-containing protein — translation MELQLIQQKIYDIRGCRVMLDFDLASLYDVETRTLKQAVRRNLSRFPNDFMFQLKKDEWTELITICDKLPKSVKYSPALPMAFTEQGVAMLSSVLRSPIAIEINISIMRAFVLMREMALGYDELLKRIEQLEISTNAQFSEIYQALTELMKKPEKVERNPIGYRQIGGTKK, via the coding sequence ATGGAACTACAATTAATACAACAAAAGATATACGATATCAGAGGTTGCCGGGTAATGCTTGACTTTGACCTTGCTAGTCTATATGATGTTGAGACTAGAACATTAAAACAAGCGGTCAGAAGGAACCTATCAAGATTTCCGAATGACTTTATGTTTCAGCTCAAAAAGGATGAATGGACGGAGCTTATCACAATTTGTGATAAGCTCCCAAAATCTGTGAAGTATAGTCCGGCTTTGCCAATGGCATTTACCGAACAGGGAGTAGCAATGTTATCGAGTGTGCTGCGTTCGCCAATAGCTATCGAAATTAATATTTCAATTATGCGAGCTTTCGTATTGATGCGAGAAATGGCACTTGGTTATGATGAGCTGTTAAAAAGAATTGAACAGTTGGAAATAAGTACGAATGCTCAATTTTCAGAAATTTACCAAGCTTTAACAGAACTTATGAAAAAGCCTGAAAAGGTTGAACGAAA
- a CDS encoding UDP-glucose--hexose-1-phosphate uridylyltransferase, with the protein MSFNIEDHPHKRYNPLNGDWILVSPHRAKRPWQGQVEKPVVEERPKYDPNCYLCAGNERAGGKVNPDYKGTFVFTNDFSALLTDTPDGGINDGELFQAQSESGICKVICFSEDHSLTIPEMEVADIRKVVDLWCEQYTELGENPTINYVQIFENKGAIMGCSNPHPHGQIWSSKGIPTEPAKECKTQKAYFDKHGRTMLLDYVNAELEKKERLLDENDSFVALIPFWAVWPFEAMIVSKRPVQNIMELTDDERTDLADIYKKLTVMYDNLFETSFAYSAGLHQAPTDGEDHPEWHLHMHFYPPLLRSATVKKFMVGYEMLGTPQRDITAEGAAKRLRDLPKTHFKKN; encoded by the coding sequence ATGAGCTTTAATATAGAAGACCATCCTCATAAAAGATATAACCCGTTAAATGGCGATTGGATTCTTGTGTCGCCTCACCGGGCGAAAAGACCATGGCAGGGACAGGTTGAAAAACCGGTTGTTGAAGAACGACCAAAATATGATCCGAATTGTTACCTCTGCGCAGGTAACGAAAGAGCCGGAGGAAAAGTTAACCCTGATTACAAGGGAACCTTTGTTTTTACCAACGATTTTAGTGCATTGCTAACCGATACTCCAGATGGAGGTATTAATGACGGCGAGCTGTTTCAGGCACAGAGCGAAAGTGGTATTTGTAAGGTAATTTGCTTTAGCGAAGATCACAGTCTTACGATTCCGGAAATGGAAGTTGCCGATATTCGTAAAGTAGTTGATTTGTGGTGCGAGCAATATACCGAACTGGGTGAAAATCCAACTATCAATTACGTTCAGATATTTGAGAACAAAGGCGCAATTATGGGATGTTCAAATCCGCACCCTCACGGACAGATTTGGTCATCAAAAGGAATTCCTACCGAACCGGCAAAAGAGTGCAAAACACAGAAAGCATATTTCGACAAACATGGCCGCACCATGTTGCTCGACTATGTAAATGCCGAATTGGAAAAGAAAGAACGTTTGCTCGACGAAAATGATTCGTTTGTGGCTCTCATTCCCTTTTGGGCAGTTTGGCCGTTCGAGGCGATGATAGTTAGCAAGCGGCCTGTACAGAATATTATGGAATTAACTGACGATGAGCGAACCGACTTGGCAGATATCTACAAAAAACTAACCGTTATGTACGATAATCTGTTTGAAACATCGTTTGCTTATTCTGCAGGTTTGCACCAGGCGCCAACCGATGGAGAAGACCATCCGGAATGGCATTTACATATGCATTTTTACCCGCCATTATTACGTTCAGCAACGGTTAAAAAATTTATGGTTGGTTACGAAATGCTTGGAACTCCACAGCGTGATATTACGGCAGAAGGTGCTGCTAAAAGATTACGGGATTTACCAAAGACTCATTTCAAAAAGAATTAA
- a CDS encoding GntR family transcriptional regulator, whose product MARKKVISLNPKSAVPKYRQIIESVYSAIERKSLKKGDKVPSINQVCAEFNLSRDTVMFAFNELKSKGILKSQPGKGYYIASTEIQLEERVFVLFDELNAFKEDLYNSLINSLKGKATVEVYFHHFNYKVFKNLITESIGNYTSYLIMPATFDNTSHLLSKLPQDKVYIIDRLKPDLEQYPVVYQDFEQDFYDALVEGKEMIQKYRKLVFVNPGGKEPAERSKGFKRFCEENDFRYEIVKSLNGVKPSLWEAYFLISDRDLVEMVKIAKYCKFKLGKKFGIVSFNDTMLKEVVSGGITTISTDFTEMGKTLADMVVTRDKSQIRNKAQMIVRNSL is encoded by the coding sequence ATGGCCAGAAAAAAAGTAATATCACTCAATCCTAAATCAGCTGTTCCTAAATATCGTCAGATCATCGAATCTGTATATTCTGCAATAGAACGCAAATCGTTAAAGAAAGGCGATAAAGTTCCATCCATTAACCAGGTATGTGCCGAATTTAATCTAAGCAGGGATACGGTTATGTTCGCTTTTAACGAATTAAAATCAAAAGGAATTTTGAAAAGCCAACCCGGCAAAGGCTATTACATTGCCAGCACTGAAATTCAATTGGAAGAGCGTGTTTTTGTGTTGTTTGATGAACTAAATGCTTTTAAAGAGGACTTGTATAACTCGTTGATAAATTCACTCAAGGGAAAGGCAACTGTTGAGGTTTATTTTCATCATTTCAATTATAAGGTTTTTAAAAATCTGATAACTGAAAGTATTGGTAACTATACATCGTATCTGATTATGCCTGCAACTTTTGACAATACCAGTCATTTATTATCAAAATTACCGCAGGATAAAGTATATATAATCGATAGGTTAAAACCAGATTTAGAGCAATATCCGGTTGTTTACCAGGATTTTGAACAGGATTTTTACGATGCTTTGGTTGAAGGAAAGGAGATGATTCAGAAATACCGCAAACTGGTTTTTGTAAATCCGGGAGGAAAAGAGCCGGCAGAACGCTCGAAAGGATTTAAGCGTTTTTGCGAAGAAAATGATTTTAGGTACGAGATTGTAAAATCGTTAAATGGAGTAAAACCATCGTTATGGGAAGCTTATTTCCTGATTTCTGACCGCGACCTGGTTGAAATGGTAAAAATTGCCAAATACTGCAAGTTTAAGCTGGGCAAAAAATTTGGTATAGTTTCATTTAACGACACCATGTTAAAAGAAGTGGTTTCGGGTGGTATTACAACCATTTCAACTGATTTTACCGAAATGGGAAAAACACTTGCAGATATGGTTGTAACACGCGACAAATCGCAGATTCGGAACAAAGCGCAGATGATTGTTAGGAATAGTTTATAA
- a CDS encoding aldose epimerase family protein — MKITAKPFGKLKDGREAHLFTLTNDEISVAITNYGAIITAIDMPNKNGTIENIVCGFEKLETYFSDDYLGSYPYFGALIGRFGNRIANGHLEIEGKTYEMAVNNGPNHLHGGLEGFDKKLFDAEIIESPEEVGIKLTYLSADGEENYPGNLKVTCIYTLNAYNDLAIQYYAETDKTTVVNLTNHSYFNLTGQKENILNHELELNATKMTEMVEQIPTGKIIPVVGTAFDFTSAKKINSEGLEMGYDDNFVFGNEDGDLILAGTLSEAKSGRKVEVYTTQPGMQVYTGYWIPELIIDGKKKFGSFSGIALETQHYPDSVHHANFPTTLLKPGEVYDEKTIYKFITE, encoded by the coding sequence GTGAAAATAACTGCAAAACCATTTGGAAAACTAAAGGATGGCCGCGAAGCGCATCTTTTTACCCTCACAAACGATGAAATTAGTGTTGCAATAACGAATTACGGTGCCATTATTACGGCAATTGACATGCCCAACAAAAATGGAACGATTGAAAATATTGTATGCGGATTTGAAAAACTGGAAACTTACTTTAGCGATGATTACCTCGGAAGTTATCCATATTTTGGAGCCCTGATTGGCAGATTTGGCAACCGCATTGCAAACGGTCATCTCGAAATTGAAGGCAAAACCTACGAAATGGCTGTTAATAACGGCCCGAACCATCTGCATGGAGGATTGGAAGGATTTGATAAAAAATTATTCGACGCCGAAATTATTGAGTCGCCGGAAGAAGTAGGTATCAAATTAACTTACCTCAGTGCCGACGGAGAAGAGAATTATCCGGGCAACCTAAAAGTAACATGTATATATACTCTAAACGCTTATAACGATCTGGCCATACAGTATTATGCCGAAACAGACAAGACAACGGTAGTAAACCTTACCAACCACAGTTATTTTAACTTAACCGGCCAGAAAGAAAATATTCTAAACCACGAGTTAGAGCTTAACGCTACCAAAATGACCGAAATGGTAGAACAAATTCCTACAGGAAAAATAATTCCGGTTGTAGGCACTGCTTTCGACTTTACATCAGCAAAGAAAATAAACTCTGAAGGGCTTGAAATGGGCTACGACGATAACTTTGTTTTTGGGAATGAAGATGGAGATTTGATTTTGGCAGGTACATTAAGTGAGGCAAAAAGCGGACGAAAAGTGGAGGTGTATACCACTCAACCGGGAATGCAGGTTTATACCGGATATTGGATTCCGGAGCTTATTATTGACGGCAAGAAAAAATTTGGCAGCTTTTCAGGAATTGCGCTTGAGACACAGCATTATCCAGATTCTGTGCATCATGCTAACTTTCCAACTACGCTTTTAAAACCTGGCGAGGTATATGATGAAAAAACGATCTACAAATTTATAACAGAATAA
- a CDS encoding MFS transporter encodes MEAKKQNYTVPIIMMILLFGMIAFVTNLAAPMGVVLKSQFGASNFQGMLGNAANFIAYAVMGIPGGLLLQRVGYKKTALIAIAVGFIGVGIQYLSGHASESSAFTVYLIGAFVAGFSMTLLNTVVNPMLNTLGGEGNKGNQLIQVGGSFNSVMATFTPAFVGILIGSQVASARITDIFPVMYIALGIFALAFFVLLAVNIPEPHVSAASEPMKSLMSGAMQFRHFIFGAIGIFVYVGVEVGVPGTLIFWLTDPSASIGIDAGTAGSVAGTYWLLMLVGRLVGASIGSKVSSKTMLTVASFVGMILVLLAIILSPSTVVSMPVFQAQGSSLAFVFAQVPINAMFLVLLGLCTSIMWGGIFNLAVEGLGKYVAAASGIFMTLVVGGGLLPLVQNAVADGIGFQPSYWVPFIGLAYLFFYATIGSKVTKRAESVKL; translated from the coding sequence ATGGAAGCTAAAAAACAAAATTACACAGTACCTATTATCATGATGATTCTGCTGTTTGGTATGATTGCATTCGTTACCAACCTGGCAGCTCCAATGGGTGTTGTGCTTAAGTCGCAGTTCGGTGCAAGTAATTTCCAGGGAATGCTGGGTAATGCCGCAAACTTTATTGCCTATGCCGTTATGGGAATTCCGGGAGGACTACTTCTTCAAAGAGTTGGTTACAAAAAGACTGCATTAATTGCTATTGCAGTTGGATTTATAGGTGTTGGAATCCAATATTTGTCAGGACATGCAAGTGAATCATCAGCATTTACTGTTTACCTGATTGGTGCATTTGTTGCAGGTTTTTCAATGACTTTATTAAACACTGTTGTAAATCCAATGTTGAATACACTTGGTGGCGAAGGAAACAAAGGAAACCAGTTAATTCAGGTTGGAGGTTCATTCAACTCGGTAATGGCTACTTTTACTCCTGCCTTTGTAGGTATTCTAATCGGTTCTCAGGTAGCTAGTGCACGAATTACTGACATTTTCCCTGTGATGTACATCGCATTGGGTATTTTTGCTTTGGCTTTCTTTGTTCTTTTAGCAGTTAATATTCCTGAGCCACATGTTAGTGCAGCTTCGGAACCAATGAAAAGCTTAATGTCGGGTGCTATGCAATTCCGTCATTTCATTTTTGGAGCTATCGGTATTTTTGTTTATGTAGGTGTTGAAGTTGGAGTACCTGGAACACTTATTTTCTGGTTGACAGATCCAAGTGCTTCTATCGGAATTGATGCCGGTACAGCTGGTTCAGTAGCCGGAACATACTGGTTACTTATGCTTGTTGGCCGTTTGGTAGGAGCATCAATTGGAAGCAAGGTTTCAAGTAAAACGATGTTAACAGTTGCTTCATTTGTAGGTATGATATTAGTTCTTTTAGCAATTATCTTGTCGCCATCTACAGTAGTAAGTATGCCTGTATTCCAGGCTCAGGGTAGTTCATTGGCATTTGTATTTGCACAAGTTCCTATCAATGCCATGTTCCTCGTTTTGCTGGGATTATGTACATCAATTATGTGGGGTGGTATATTTAACCTTGCCGTTGAAGGTTTGGGTAAATATGTTGCTGCTGCTTCAGGTATTTTTATGACACTTGTAGTAGGTGGAGGATTGCTTCCATTAGTACAAAATGCTGTTGCCGACGGTATCGGATTCCAGCCTTCGTACTGGGTACCGTTCATAGGATTGGCTTACCTGTTCTTCTATGCAACAATTGGTAGTAAAGTAACTAAACGTGCCGAAAGCGTTAAACTATAG
- a CDS encoding galactokinase family protein yields MTKISTLNEKINGGDNPLFKELYGSDVAELKVQADRYAELMGEFEKTFGADDVSLFSSPGRTEIGGNHTDHNYGRVLAGAVNLDNIAVAAKNGTNTVRIKSAGYPEFQVELSNFQPDEAEFYTSTSLVKGIAAKMKENGYEIGGFDACIEGRVPKGSGLSSSASFEVLIGAIFSELFNDGKMDAVENAIIGQWSENNYFGKPCGLMDQTACSVGGLITIDFKDPANPIVKEVDFDFVSTGFSLVITDVGGGHDDPASQAEYASLPTEMKSVAAELGAEVLREVTLEQIVEKIPEIRKKTGDRALLRAYHFQGDNARVVKQVEALENNDFKAFLDMVVESGYSSYMYNQNIYDIVHKDEQVVSLGLALSEMVLKGSGAWRVHGGGFGGTIQAFVPQDKLDKYVEVLEHVYGEGTCHKLFIRSKGSVKLDL; encoded by the coding sequence ATGACTAAGATTAGCACATTAAATGAAAAAATTAACGGAGGAGATAATCCGTTATTCAAAGAGTTATATGGCAGTGATGTTGCCGAATTAAAAGTTCAGGCAGATCGTTATGCTGAGCTGATGGGAGAATTTGAAAAAACATTTGGAGCCGATGATGTTTCGTTGTTCAGTTCTCCCGGACGTACAGAAATTGGCGGAAACCACACCGACCACAACTATGGCCGCGTGTTAGCAGGTGCAGTAAACCTCGATAATATTGCAGTTGCAGCCAAAAACGGAACAAATACAGTTCGTATTAAATCTGCCGGTTATCCTGAATTTCAGGTTGAACTCAGTAATTTTCAACCTGATGAGGCCGAGTTTTATACCTCAACTTCGCTGGTGAAAGGTATTGCTGCGAAAATGAAAGAGAACGGATACGAAATCGGTGGTTTCGATGCATGTATCGAAGGTCGTGTGCCAAAAGGTTCGGGCTTAAGTTCTTCTGCATCGTTCGAAGTATTGATTGGTGCAATTTTTAGCGAGCTTTTCAACGATGGGAAAATGGACGCCGTTGAAAATGCAATCATCGGTCAGTGGAGCGAAAACAACTATTTCGGAAAACCATGTGGATTGATGGATCAAACAGCTTGTTCGGTTGGTGGTTTAATTACAATTGACTTTAAAGATCCGGCCAATCCGATTGTAAAAGAAGTGGATTTTGATTTCGTTTCAACAGGATTTTCTTTGGTAATAACTGATGTTGGTGGTGGTCATGACGATCCTGCTTCTCAGGCAGAGTATGCATCGCTTCCTACCGAAATGAAATCGGTTGCAGCCGAATTGGGTGCAGAGGTACTTCGCGAAGTTACTTTGGAACAGATTGTTGAAAAAATTCCTGAGATAAGAAAGAAAACCGGCGATCGAGCATTGCTTCGTGCCTATCACTTCCAGGGCGACAATGCACGTGTTGTAAAACAGGTTGAGGCGCTGGAAAACAACGACTTTAAAGCTTTCCTTGATATGGTTGTTGAATCGGGATACAGTTCATATATGTACAACCAGAACATTTATGATATTGTACACAAAGACGAACAGGTAGTTTCACTTGGTCTTGCATTAAGCGAAATGGTGTTGAAAGGAAGCGGCGCATGGCGTGTTCACGGTGGCGGTTTCGGAGGTACAATCCAGGCTTTTGTTCCGCAAGATAAATTGGATAAATATGTTGAAGTTTTAGAACATGTTTATGGAGAAGGTACTTGTCATAAATTGTTTATCCGCTCTAAAGGTTCGGTAAAACTTGACTTATAG